From Vibrio aerogenes, a single genomic window includes:
- a CDS encoding VapA family S-layer protein — translation MTSAYFVSKITFAHFGARSLINAWVFFLFFGLAAEVIKSWHGAKNSAPKLIKLANIDMFILVKKTMWIQNKDINNMLKKTLIAAAVATVTAAPAFADIDLYYGGLPISSSNEMTTTTLATVTKDAVLSYSTAEEEVAAEFGVDGDLKQNGFITLQLTGGAKFNEAEVNQWLTTDASGNLSSNLTTGNVEIELYLATTTALGGVILTTGTTAVSETDLTKIFKYTENTNTETIVHDIDEDGTRLRLALKQTAGSTNEMIQLASPGNATITEVTVVARSFDFPDTWATLPDDINGTSGTAPTVINQASYDALTSDSARADYLATEVTGTGANTAATQAYLEASATSVAGTTVAVGDALEALVGANTVVNFQLTEANQIFDLSATSGNVFLQIGALKNASYSADPESTAALFKLGELFDLTLTDSGEATALVSTGFNSYDIDSDAAADDEDVEATGLDLINKTSNQNIQLNKVNLTLTGDLSPFRVDTDGDLLLKDGTESGWTVNAAKTSATTTLASDVLEGVKTLDASARSLSTAQNTAWTNLGKIYVEADNETPIPAQSISVTAAIDGDDQATFEDFSDTINNLFIFTRDGMKFDTILTGTTSANTIHIRDISGVLPEDGGKIYVTVWEYDAHAAGENAESTVLADRQVLSVTLPSKGAVTLNPATIADQLGITVTPSRQARMVFEVETNQGEVAVKKKDSSGIDIQNGTKGVHTNVVDFTL, via the coding sequence TTGACAAGTGCTTATTTTGTCTCGAAAATAACATTTGCGCACTTCGGAGCGCGATCATTAATCAATGCCTGGGTTTTCTTTTTATTTTTTGGTTTAGCGGCCGAAGTGATAAAAAGTTGGCATGGTGCTAAGAATAGTGCACCGAAGTTGATCAAATTAGCCAATATAGATATGTTTATATTGGTTAAAAAAACAATGTGGATCCAAAACAAGGATATAAATAACATGTTAAAGAAAACTCTTATCGCCGCTGCAGTGGCAACTGTTACAGCTGCACCAGCATTTGCTGACATCGATCTGTATTACGGCGGTCTTCCTATCAGTTCATCAAACGAGATGACAACAACTACACTGGCCACTGTAACTAAAGATGCTGTTCTTTCTTACTCAACTGCCGAAGAAGAAGTGGCTGCTGAGTTTGGTGTTGATGGTGACCTGAAACAAAATGGTTTCATCACATTGCAATTAACTGGTGGTGCTAAGTTTAATGAAGCAGAGGTAAACCAGTGGCTGACTACTGATGCTAGTGGTAACCTGAGCTCTAACTTGACTACTGGTAATGTTGAGATTGAGTTGTATTTGGCAACTACCACAGCTCTGGGTGGTGTTATTCTTACCACTGGCACAACTGCTGTAAGTGAGACTGATTTAACTAAAATTTTCAAGTACACTGAAAACACAAATACAGAAACTATTGTTCATGATATCGATGAAGATGGTACACGTTTGCGTTTAGCTCTGAAGCAAACTGCTGGTTCAACCAATGAAATGATTCAGCTTGCTTCTCCTGGTAATGCGACTATTACTGAAGTTACTGTGGTAGCAAGAAGTTTTGATTTCCCTGATACTTGGGCTACATTGCCAGATGATATTAACGGTACTTCTGGTACTGCTCCAACAGTCATCAATCAAGCTAGTTATGACGCATTGACTTCTGATTCTGCTCGTGCAGACTACCTTGCAACAGAAGTAACAGGCACAGGTGCTAACACTGCGGCTACGCAAGCTTACCTTGAAGCAAGTGCTACTTCAGTTGCTGGTACAACAGTTGCTGTTGGTGATGCGCTTGAAGCTTTAGTTGGTGCAAATACTGTTGTAAACTTCCAGCTTACAGAAGCAAACCAGATCTTTGATTTGTCTGCTACTTCTGGAAATGTATTCCTACAAATTGGTGCATTGAAAAATGCTTCTTACTCGGCTGACCCTGAATCTACTGCAGCATTGTTCAAGTTGGGTGAATTGTTTGACTTGACTCTGACAGATTCTGGTGAAGCAACTGCGCTGGTTTCTACTGGCTTTAACTCTTATGATATAGATAGTGACGCTGCTGCTGATGATGAAGATGTTGAAGCAACAGGTTTAGACCTGATTAACAAAACATCTAACCAGAACATTCAGTTGAACAAAGTTAATCTGACTCTGACTGGTGACTTGTCACCATTCCGTGTTGATACTGATGGTGACTTGCTCCTGAAAGACGGTACAGAATCTGGCTGGACTGTAAACGCAGCTAAAACATCTGCTACAACAACTCTGGCAAGCGATGTTCTTGAAGGTGTAAAAACTTTGGATGCTTCGGCTCGTTCGTTAAGTACAGCTCAGAATACTGCTTGGACTAATCTGGGTAAGATTTATGTTGAAGCTGATAATGAAACACCAATTCCAGCACAATCAATCAGTGTAACTGCAGCTATTGATGGTGATGATCAAGCTACATTTGAAGATTTCTCAGATACAATCAATAATCTGTTTATCTTTACCCGTGATGGTATGAAGTTCGATACTATCCTGACTGGTACAACTTCTGCGAACACAATTCACATCCGTGATATCTCTGGTGTTCTTCCTGAAGATGGTGGTAAAATTTACGTTACAGTTTGGGAATACGATGCACACGCTGCAGGTGAAAATGCAGAGAGCACTGTACTGGCTGACCGTCAGGTTCTTTCTGTAACGCTTCCTTCAAAAGGTGCTGTGACTCTGAACCCAGCAACTATTGCTGACCAATTGGGTATCACTGTAACTCCTTCTCGCCAGGCTCGTATGGTGTTTGAAGTTGAAACAAACCAAGGTGAAGTGGCTGTTAAGAAGAAAGATAGCAGTGGTATCGACATTCAAAACGGTACTAAAGGCGTTCACACAAACGTTGTTGATTTCACTCTATAA
- a CDS encoding secretin N-terminal domain-containing protein, whose product MSRVIMKHQHHCLRAAVVIIGASVMFGCANFQPLPENVTPTAVKLSSESTPGDLQVDDPSTSDKAPLKNGDYAKFKIREIKKAPILQIGTQQEQITGLKLPEEQVSLNADGLPLQHFINLALGDILKLNYLIDSDLEKKKNKITLRVNEPVTSKRLLGLVEEALQVNGVALAQDGDLIKVIPSSKASSAAPVMMQESVKPLLRYGKVTEIIPVYYIGVNQASTLATKLFREGRGGSVLIQPHLNSLMVVAAPDDIDKLRELLAQLDVPNSVSEYMSLASPRFLTAINLATQLKVALAAASIPASTSGGTNGVILKVLNTEQLIMTSNSKNWLDYAENWVKRLDIPPKTEAEHKGVYVYYMKNTKAKDSWGVVKTIFGDGKSSTKTPEVVSQNILASSQQQNQRSITSSVQGITPGNTGMKQRQRAATETMSVVSKDYKVVVDDDRNALIFQGTYQDYQQLVDLLSYVDKRPRQVLLKATIAEISLTDAYNLGLDWTDNGNSSDVTGSSSVTPSDASSYLSLTGLFGDFTAKFNALLSNGKVQVLSSPKILALDGESASINIGQQIQVITGSVTGTDSDSTVTNTYSYVSTGVQLDITPSINESGLVQLDISQEVSTAGESSSGSPPINTRSLQTSFLADTGETVYIGGLIKTRNEDTEQKVPVLGDIPLLGNLFKYKSQAQSSTELLLLITPYVIKSQEEALLYTKDFSQMTGWTLSSDMLDNK is encoded by the coding sequence ATGAGCAGAGTTATTATGAAACATCAGCACCACTGCTTACGTGCAGCCGTAGTTATCATCGGAGCAAGTGTTATGTTTGGGTGCGCTAACTTTCAGCCGCTTCCTGAAAATGTAACTCCGACAGCAGTGAAGTTATCCAGTGAAAGTACACCAGGTGATCTTCAGGTTGATGATCCCTCAACATCAGATAAAGCGCCTCTTAAGAATGGTGATTATGCAAAGTTCAAGATTAGAGAAATAAAGAAAGCACCCATCTTACAGATTGGAACACAGCAGGAACAGATTACCGGATTAAAACTGCCAGAGGAACAGGTCAGTTTAAATGCAGATGGCTTACCTCTACAGCATTTTATTAATTTAGCTTTGGGCGATATTTTAAAGCTGAATTATCTGATTGATTCTGATCTTGAAAAGAAAAAAAACAAGATCACATTGAGGGTCAATGAACCAGTCACTTCAAAAAGGCTGTTAGGGCTGGTGGAAGAAGCGCTTCAGGTCAATGGCGTCGCTCTGGCCCAGGATGGCGATTTAATTAAGGTTATTCCATCATCAAAAGCAAGTAGTGCTGCGCCGGTGATGATGCAGGAATCTGTGAAGCCTCTGCTTCGTTATGGGAAAGTGACGGAAATTATTCCTGTGTATTATATAGGGGTAAATCAGGCATCAACACTGGCCACAAAGTTATTCAGAGAAGGTCGAGGCGGTTCTGTACTGATACAACCTCATCTGAACTCTTTAATGGTGGTTGCTGCACCGGATGACATTGATAAGTTAAGGGAGCTGTTGGCTCAATTGGATGTACCAAATAGTGTATCTGAATATATGTCCTTGGCTTCGCCACGTTTCTTAACAGCGATTAATTTGGCAACGCAATTAAAGGTTGCTTTGGCTGCGGCATCTATTCCTGCTTCTACCAGTGGGGGCACAAATGGTGTTATCCTTAAGGTACTGAATACCGAGCAGCTTATTATGACATCTAACTCAAAGAATTGGCTGGACTATGCCGAGAATTGGGTCAAACGTTTGGACATTCCGCCAAAAACTGAAGCTGAGCATAAAGGTGTTTATGTTTACTACATGAAAAATACCAAAGCGAAAGATAGTTGGGGGGTTGTGAAAACTATTTTTGGTGATGGGAAAAGCAGTACCAAAACACCGGAAGTTGTTTCCCAGAATATTCTGGCATCTTCCCAGCAACAGAATCAACGATCAATCACTTCTTCTGTTCAGGGTATTACACCCGGAAATACTGGAATGAAGCAGCGACAACGCGCTGCGACTGAAACAATGAGTGTCGTCAGCAAGGATTATAAAGTAGTTGTCGATGATGATCGCAATGCACTGATATTTCAGGGTACTTATCAAGATTATCAGCAGCTGGTTGATCTATTATCTTATGTCGATAAGCGTCCGAGACAAGTCTTATTAAAAGCGACGATTGCTGAAATTAGCTTAACTGATGCGTATAACTTAGGTCTTGACTGGACGGATAACGGGAATAGCTCTGATGTCACTGGTAGTTCCAGCGTGACACCAAGTGATGCTTCCAGCTATCTGAGCCTTACCGGTCTTTTTGGTGACTTTACAGCCAAATTTAATGCATTGTTATCTAATGGTAAAGTTCAGGTACTTTCCAGCCCTAAAATACTGGCTTTAGATGGAGAATCCGCTTCTATCAATATTGGTCAGCAGATTCAGGTGATTACTGGTTCTGTTACCGGGACAGATAGTGACTCTACAGTTACAAATACTTACAGTTATGTCAGTACGGGGGTCCAGCTGGATATTACTCCATCGATTAATGAAAGTGGATTAGTACAGTTGGATATTAGTCAGGAAGTCAGCACTGCGGGGGAATCTTCTTCCGGGAGTCCACCCATTAACACCCGTTCTCTTCAAACCAGCTTTCTGGCTGATACCGGGGAAACGGTATACATTGGTGGATTAATTAAGACACGTAATGAAGATACAGAACAAAAAGTACCTGTTTTAGGTGACATTCCCCTATTGGGAAATTTGTTTAAATATAAGAGTCAGGCGCAGAGTTCAACTGAGTTACTTCTTTTAATCACGCCATATGTGATTAAAAGTCAGGAAGAAGCTTTATTATATACCAAGGATTTCAGTCAGATGACCGGGTGGACATTATCATCTGATATGCTGGATAATAAATAG
- a CDS encoding type II secretion system protein GspK, with the protein MLSIKSRKHRQSGIVLPLTLIILAVLTLMASSLLSKGQDQSDKAFRLNQQWQARLAINNAEQRVLFAMMVGDQLPGGYQLGDTVLLTDSSNTKLSNGVWVSLQDHAGLVSLSFIDKSILTELVRSYIPGPDAVRVTQAIIDWQRRPENGSQLPSYDDQVLPRNSPFRSLDELMLIPGITSQIYNGRRNLAEAEENPQNEAGSLPELPKFGLRDLLSVRGAESDGINFAAVPDAILSRAFHVTPYNLDVLRRMKQRGNWAGIRRFLASNNISTGAADSVPSSFYTIRFQYHGIQARGIYRVLPRMLPTPRLIWYFPDNFRYFSQPK; encoded by the coding sequence TTGTTGTCCATTAAATCCAGAAAGCACAGGCAATCAGGTATTGTTCTGCCTTTAACGCTCATTATTTTGGCTGTGTTGACGCTGATGGCAAGCTCTTTGTTATCAAAAGGCCAGGATCAATCCGATAAAGCATTCAGGCTGAATCAGCAGTGGCAGGCCCGTTTAGCCATTAACAATGCTGAGCAGCGGGTTCTTTTTGCCATGATGGTGGGGGATCAGCTTCCCGGAGGCTATCAGTTGGGTGATACTGTTTTGCTCACTGATTCCAGTAATACCAAATTATCCAATGGCGTCTGGGTGTCCCTTCAGGATCACGCCGGACTGGTCAGTTTAAGTTTTATTGATAAAAGTATTTTAACTGAACTGGTTCGCAGTTATATACCAGGGCCAGATGCGGTAAGAGTGACACAGGCGATAATTGATTGGCAGCGACGCCCGGAAAATGGTTCTCAGTTACCTTCTTATGATGATCAGGTGTTACCCCGAAATTCGCCTTTCAGGAGTTTGGATGAACTGATGTTGATTCCCGGAATTACCAGTCAGATCTATAACGGCAGGCGCAATCTTGCTGAAGCTGAAGAGAACCCTCAAAACGAAGCAGGCAGTTTACCTGAGTTGCCAAAATTTGGATTACGGGATTTATTGAGTGTCAGGGGAGCGGAATCCGATGGTATCAACTTCGCGGCTGTTCCGGATGCGATCTTGTCGAGAGCATTTCATGTAACCCCTTATAATCTGGATGTTTTGAGAAGAATGAAACAACGGGGTAACTGGGCTGGCATCCGCCGTTTTCTGGCAAGTAATAATATTTCAACCGGTGCAGCTGATAGTGTTCCCAGTAGTTTTTACACGATACGCTTTCAATACCACGGGATACAGGCCCGCGGAATTTACCGGGTGTTACCACGTATGCTTCCAACACCAAGGTTAATATGGTATTTTCCCGACAATTTCAGGTATTTTTCACAACCGAAATAA
- a CDS encoding PulJ/GspJ family protein translates to MGSRRQNQSGFTLVEMLVSLAVFSAVLSIVMTGLHQGQMQWERGSKQLDQADYLIKRQNWLRQMFAQANTATFRIEYGAEAPYFLGNEQSLTFISDAPIISGPGTYATVRLKLRQQDDDLYEMVLTQKPYSDPYLDPQANPDDGKSLVLFHDIQHLSWRYFLAPRMEATPLEIKYNRFKPRMEGYWDSEFDANFEQELPQYVALSFKMHQQQYDWYFELPVKPLALIQESQVVVH, encoded by the coding sequence GTGGGTAGTCGCCGACAAAATCAGTCAGGTTTTACGCTGGTTGAAATGCTGGTTTCTCTGGCTGTATTTTCAGCTGTATTATCGATCGTGATGACCGGTTTGCATCAGGGGCAAATGCAGTGGGAAAGAGGTTCAAAACAACTGGATCAGGCTGATTATCTGATTAAACGACAGAACTGGTTACGACAGATGTTTGCACAAGCCAATACCGCAACATTCCGGATTGAATATGGTGCTGAAGCACCTTATTTCCTTGGTAATGAGCAGTCTTTGACTTTCATTTCTGATGCGCCAATCATATCCGGCCCTGGCACTTATGCAACAGTCAGGTTGAAGCTTCGTCAGCAAGATGATGATCTGTATGAGATGGTCTTGACACAAAAGCCATATAGTGACCCTTATTTAGATCCACAAGCGAATCCCGATGACGGGAAATCCCTTGTGTTGTTTCACGATATTCAGCATTTATCCTGGCGATATTTTCTGGCGCCACGGATGGAAGCGACGCCACTGGAAATCAAATATAACCGCTTCAAACCTCGCATGGAAGGATACTGGGACAGTGAGTTTGATGCGAATTTTGAGCAGGAACTACCACAGTATGTCGCGCTGAGTTTTAAAATGCATCAGCAACAATATGACTGGTATTTTGAACTACCGGTGAAACCTTTGGCTTTAATTCAGGAATCTCAGGTTGTTGTCCATTAA
- a CDS encoding type II secretion system protein produces MPAIKFELQRGFTLIEVLIALAILSAGFTVIFQSFQQSTVVGEKINQRQLKIMTEQSLFVKLSQINPAIKQGGQGNLGDVYFKWQARPISPLLQMKTANELIEEYAQMYRISVSYRLRGKDFSFEFEKMGVQETIRG; encoded by the coding sequence TTGCCCGCTATTAAGTTTGAATTGCAGAGAGGTTTTACGCTGATTGAAGTATTGATTGCTTTGGCGATTTTATCCGCAGGTTTTACTGTGATTTTCCAAAGTTTTCAGCAGAGCACTGTCGTTGGTGAAAAGATTAATCAGCGCCAATTGAAAATTATGACTGAACAGTCGTTATTTGTGAAATTAAGTCAGATCAATCCGGCGATAAAGCAGGGCGGTCAGGGGAATCTGGGAGATGTTTATTTTAAATGGCAGGCCCGCCCAATCAGTCCCTTGCTTCAAATGAAGACGGCTAACGAATTGATCGAAGAGTACGCGCAAATGTACCGGATTAGTGTGTCGTATCGTCTGCGTGGCAAAGATTTTTCCTTTGAATTTGAGAAAATGGGTGTTCAGGAGACTATCCGTGGGTAG
- a CDS encoding type II secretion system protein → MMNHRLRNHSGFTLIELIIVIALIALMSTVVVPRLWGSYSQLKQKKKLETFWSEVRREAYKYNQAGESFIFDSDNEQWQILAQKSQLEILPNHPDDQFVIRPDGFTQQGEVHLLVLPEKIRWKVTLSMPDGSVNFARY, encoded by the coding sequence ATGATGAATCACCGGCTGAGAAATCATTCGGGCTTCACTTTAATTGAGCTCATTATCGTGATTGCTTTGATTGCGCTGATGAGCACTGTGGTTGTTCCCAGGTTATGGGGAAGCTATTCACAGCTGAAACAAAAGAAAAAACTTGAGACATTCTGGTCTGAAGTCCGCCGTGAAGCCTATAAGTATAATCAAGCCGGTGAGAGTTTTATTTTTGACAGTGACAATGAGCAATGGCAAATTCTGGCACAGAAAAGTCAGCTGGAAATCCTGCCAAATCATCCGGATGATCAATTTGTTATCCGGCCTGATGGTTTTACCCAACAAGGTGAGGTTCATTTACTTGTCCTGCCTGAAAAAATCAGGTGGAAAGTTACCTTATCCATGCCTGACGGGAGCGTCAACTTTGCCCGCTATTAA
- the gspG gene encoding type II secretion system major pseudopilin GspG — translation MKTAPTTQTKQNGFTLIELLVVLVLISLLAGLVGPKLFKQVGSSKTKIANAQIELLTSALKTYRLDMGNYPSTEQGLKALMEAPDDGNQSMWNGPYLAKDIPLDPWNNAYHYKLNPDYEFSLYSLGRDDKEGGSGEDQDVGVK, via the coding sequence ATGAAAACAGCACCAACAACCCAAACCAAACAGAATGGTTTTACCTTAATCGAACTGCTTGTTGTTCTTGTACTGATCTCTTTGCTTGCGGGGTTGGTTGGACCGAAGCTGTTTAAGCAGGTGGGTTCATCAAAAACAAAAATTGCTAATGCGCAAATTGAGCTGTTGACATCAGCATTGAAAACCTATCGTCTGGATATGGGCAATTACCCATCGACTGAACAAGGCTTGAAAGCACTGATGGAAGCGCCGGATGATGGTAATCAATCGATGTGGAATGGCCCATACCTGGCAAAAGACATTCCGCTGGATCCATGGAATAACGCTTACCACTATAAACTGAACCCTGATTATGAGTTTTCTTTGTATTCTCTTGGCCGGGATGATAAAGAAGGCGGAAGTGGCGAAGATCAGGATGTTGGTGTGAAATAA
- a CDS encoding type II secretion system F family protein: protein MKQFKFVARRKDGSLTDGWISADSEQQARRMLADQQRQVVMLSPYKAKSNKKVSREALITTLRELATLRESGMALDLCMASLYENTEDDVLKVALKRLHYDVESGSSLSDAIAAQPEVFPFYAASMLKLGEASGKLGEALFNISERIEREEQLITEVKSALTYPAFLLIVCVVVLFFMFMYVIPNFETMVQDAKDAGMLGKLLSVSRFLNDNITIISAGLVALAGGLYYGFRYGSLLQSLIQGLSAIPMFRELVDAWNIVQFSGSMQRLLESGVELVESVEITRNGISDETLRKRLGYVVTGVREGKGLADSLGEFDLFPAMVRRLIKTGEAGASLVPCFREINNLYERRLSKGLKRFLSILEPLVIVVMGGIVGSIMIILISGIISVNDINF from the coding sequence ATGAAGCAATTTAAATTTGTTGCAAGGCGTAAAGACGGCTCACTAACCGATGGCTGGATCAGTGCTGACAGCGAGCAGCAAGCCCGCCGCATGTTGGCTGATCAGCAGCGACAGGTGGTGATGCTCTCGCCGTATAAGGCGAAAAGTAATAAGAAGGTCAGCCGGGAAGCATTGATTACCACACTGCGGGAACTGGCCACACTGCGGGAAAGTGGCATGGCGCTCGATTTGTGCATGGCTTCTTTGTATGAAAATACGGAAGATGATGTCTTAAAAGTTGCCCTGAAGCGTTTGCACTATGATGTTGAGAGTGGGTCCAGCTTGTCCGATGCGATTGCTGCGCAGCCTGAAGTTTTCCCTTTTTATGCTGCATCAATGCTCAAACTGGGTGAAGCCAGCGGTAAACTGGGAGAAGCATTATTTAACATTTCTGAACGGATTGAGCGTGAAGAACAATTAATCACAGAAGTGAAGTCAGCACTGACTTACCCGGCATTTCTTTTAATTGTGTGTGTTGTGGTTCTGTTCTTCATGTTTATGTATGTGATTCCTAATTTTGAAACCATGGTACAGGATGCCAAAGATGCGGGTATGCTGGGCAAGTTGTTGTCTGTTTCCCGGTTTTTAAATGACAATATCACGATTATTTCTGCGGGGCTGGTGGCGTTGGCCGGCGGCCTGTATTACGGATTTCGTTATGGTTCTTTGCTTCAGTCACTGATTCAGGGGCTGTCTGCGATTCCGATGTTCAGAGAACTGGTGGATGCCTGGAATATTGTCCAGTTTTCCGGCAGCATGCAACGTCTGCTTGAGTCTGGTGTTGAACTGGTCGAATCGGTGGAAATTACCCGTAACGGTATCTCAGATGAAACGCTGAGAAAGCGTTTAGGCTATGTTGTGACGGGTGTGCGGGAAGGTAAAGGGCTGGCTGATTCTCTGGGAGAATTTGATTTATTCCCGGCGATGGTCCGGCGGTTGATTAAAACCGGGGAAGCAGGCGCATCTTTGGTTCCTTGTTTCCGGGAAATCAATAACTTATATGAAAGGCGTTTATCCAAAGGTTTGAAACGTTTTTTATCCATTTTAGAACCGTTGGTGATTGTGGTGATGGGGGGTATCGTGGGCAGTATCATGATTATCCTGATTTCCGGTATCATCTCGGTGAACGATATTAATTTTTAA
- a CDS encoding GspE/PulE family protein, which produces MRLGELLKQKLLITDEDIEQILQLQENASIGERARFGELCISNGLCSEQDVLMALSEQLDLPLLSDVIEEHCDGDLPSNELALKLFPSEWWQRQQAYPLYQNNQQEVFVAQADIWDDFIFETILREHHLKTVPVLCSNYELRQLLSNVDEQQSQSSTLNSQESSSAPVVKFVNECIQRAIKENASDIHFEVNKQQFLVRYRVDGVLRTVDQPGIAQHAAILSRIKLMAGLDISEKRLPQDGRIRVRLSGLQVDIRVATTPTVYGENAVLRLLANEQHHTSQQAKELDMLPDQKAIIQDILLKKTGIFLITGPTGSGKTTSLYTLLGQLNDEQTKIITVEDPVEYQMKGLTQIQVNSEIGLTFASVLRSALRQDPDIMLIGEMRDKETAQIAIQSSLTGHFVLSTLHTNDAPSSFIRLKDIGIPDYLIKSTVVGIMAQRLVRRLCPHCRTPDMSGEVKAQQLGFAEVDQKWGELLPSAPVWYQAHGCEHCNDTGYHGRLAIFELLGWSAEETAELEMEDLHQVVEKQKMRTLKQDALLRAALGETTLDEVLRVVG; this is translated from the coding sequence ATGCGATTAGGTGAGCTTCTTAAACAAAAACTTCTGATCACCGATGAAGATATCGAGCAAATACTACAGTTGCAGGAAAATGCCAGTATTGGTGAGCGGGCCAGATTCGGTGAATTGTGCATTTCGAATGGTTTATGTTCAGAACAAGATGTCTTAATGGCTTTGAGTGAACAGCTGGATTTACCATTATTGTCCGATGTGATTGAAGAACATTGTGATGGGGACTTACCCTCTAATGAGCTGGCACTCAAGCTATTTCCTTCTGAGTGGTGGCAGCGGCAACAAGCTTATCCACTGTATCAAAATAACCAACAGGAAGTATTCGTTGCTCAGGCTGATATCTGGGATGATTTTATTTTTGAAACCATCCTGCGGGAACACCATCTGAAGACGGTCCCGGTGCTTTGCTCGAATTATGAACTTCGTCAATTACTGAGTAATGTTGACGAGCAACAATCTCAGAGCTCGACGCTGAACAGCCAGGAAAGTAGTTCTGCACCTGTAGTGAAGTTTGTGAACGAGTGTATTCAGCGCGCAATTAAAGAGAATGCTTCGGATATTCACTTTGAGGTGAATAAACAGCAGTTTCTGGTTCGCTATCGGGTTGATGGTGTCCTTCGGACGGTCGATCAGCCGGGAATCGCACAGCATGCCGCGATTCTGTCAAGAATCAAGCTCATGGCCGGGCTGGATATTTCAGAGAAACGTTTACCACAAGATGGCCGGATTCGGGTCCGGTTATCCGGGTTGCAGGTGGATATACGGGTGGCGACCACACCTACTGTTTATGGTGAAAACGCCGTATTGCGTCTGCTCGCCAATGAACAGCATCATACCTCCCAGCAGGCGAAAGAACTGGATATGCTGCCCGATCAAAAAGCAATTATTCAGGATATTCTACTGAAGAAAACAGGCATCTTTTTGATCACAGGCCCCACGGGGAGTGGTAAAACAACGTCTCTGTATACTTTGCTTGGACAATTAAATGACGAGCAAACGAAAATCATCACCGTTGAAGATCCGGTTGAGTATCAGATGAAAGGTCTGACTCAGATTCAGGTCAACAGTGAAATCGGGCTGACTTTCGCCAGTGTTCTCCGTTCTGCGCTGCGTCAGGACCCGGATATTATGCTGATTGGTGAGATGCGGGATAAAGAAACCGCGCAAATTGCGATTCAGTCTTCACTGACCGGTCACTTTGTTTTGTCCACCTTACATACCAATGATGCACCAAGCAGCTTTATTCGTCTGAAAGATATTGGTATTCCTGACTACCTGATTAAATCAACGGTGGTCGGTATTATGGCACAGCGTCTGGTCAGACGGCTCTGCCCGCATTGCCGGACACCAGATATGAGTGGTGAGGTGAAAGCGCAGCAACTTGGGTTTGCCGAAGTGGATCAGAAATGGGGTGAACTGCTGCCTTCTGCACCTGTCTGGTATCAGGCGCATGGTTGCGAACATTGCAATGACACCGGCTATCATGGTCGTCTGGCGATTTTTGAGCTGCTAGGCTGGTCGGCTGAAGAAACGGCTGAACTGGAGATGGAAGATCTGCATCAGGTCGTCGAAAAGCAGAAAATGCGGACGTTGAAGCAAGATGCTTTATTAAGAGCCGCTCTGGGTGAAACCACACTGGATGAAGTGCTGAGAGTGGTAGGCTAG